From Cucumis melo cultivar AY chromosome 3, USDA_Cmelo_AY_1.0, whole genome shotgun sequence:
CTCTTTGATAACTATGTTCTGCATAAGTTAAAGGTGTTCAAGTAGGTTATGTTATGATGCCAATGTTGTTCTCTTTCAATATGCCATTGATGTTCTCTTTCGGCTCATATCTCTAATTATGCATGCTATTGTAATATGAagatacatattttaaaaagatctTCAACTCCCAGAATTAGATTTAAGAGAAGTTGGCCCGAATGACTCAAATACTTTtgcttgatttatttaattttcttgtgACTGGAATTAGGTTACACAAACATGAAAGTTGATGAAAGTAGATGTGGTTATTGATGATCTAATCTTTTCTTGGCAGCCCGAACATCTTCTGGTTTAGATCACTTTTAAGTTGCAAAGCATCCTTAGCATTTGGTTCCGACTACCCGGTAAGCTTCTTTGGAATGTTAAGGCTTCCTTGTGACTGGAATTAGGTTACACAAACATGTTAAGGCTTCCTTGGAATGCAGGGTGTTTGGTTGCATTAGATCATCACTCATATTTAGTGGATCAATTGTGGTTGTCATCATTCTTATTTTGGCTTCATCCTTTGGGTctgttattttgttttctatgaTCCAAGTTCGAAGATTATGCTAAAGCTTTGTCACAGATTCATTGTATTTTGGTTTAATGTGTTATTGAATTTACCATCACCAAAAAGGCGAAAATTTACTTGGTTGTTACATTTGTCAAAGATCTTGAGATGGATATGGTTTTTCTGCTTATCTGGTGTTCAAAAGGGTGTATAGTAATATGATAGCTTGGTTCCTAGCTATAAACTGAAATATTCTCGGTTTAAACTTGTATAGTTAACTTAACCATCACTTATTAACCGTATGAACTACGCTAATACGGGGTTTTGTTTTCAGTTTTAAATTTACCCCTCTACTTCTTTGGGaactttctttttatagtttctTATAGTTTCCCAGCATCCAAGGAAACTCTAATTTTCCATCCAAGAGAAAGTAACTGCCAAGATCATGCTCATCAGCTCATGCATtagacacatttttttatttgatgttATATTGAACTTACCATCTTGGAAACTAATGTGATTGATGCATGCAAAGATTATCTTCTCTTCTGTATGAAGAATAAGACTATTGAAACTTTTCTAAACTTTGGTGCTTCAGTGTGAACTTTTCATAGTATTCTAAAATGCgtgttttatttttcctttcatttttaaaagtaaGATGGCAATATGTAAATGTATAATTGCTATCTTTTAACTTCCTCGCGCTTCATAATCTCATTTAATCTTCCATGTCCAGCTCGTGTTGTGGCGTTTCAGCATTATTCTCGCTATTTTCTTGTTACCTACAGTCCATTTGACTCGTTTTATTTACATATGGTACTGTGTCTTAAGATTCGAGTTATCGAGTTTTGAATGGTGTTAGTATATTGTCCTGGTTAAGGTTCAATTAGTAAATTCTCGGTGAGTATCGAGACTTTGATCCCTTTCGAGTTTATTGTTGATGTGGTTTTCGGTCCAACTTTTAAACTTTTGTTGTGTTTAGGTTCGTATTATAAGAATGAGGTTTGAGATGGTTTCAGAGTAAATGATAGCTCCGGTAAACTCTTTGAGCATTGTTTTGTGTAACTTAGAAAATGTTATTGGGTCTTAGACGTGGGTATCGATTTaagtttatgatttatgattgatttgaGATGGTTGAAAGTCaaaagaggttttttttttgtcattgtgCTCTCAAAGAATTTGTTTTTGGAAACTCAATCTCGAGTTTTGAGTTTCTTTATTATCTAATGTGGAAGCTGAATGATAATTACACTTGATTTTAATAAATGTACTGTTCTTTTCTGTGAAAAATATAATTTCTCTTTAACCTTTCAAGAACCGTACTCTTTGAAGCATATTGTATATTAAACTCTTCATTAAGAAGAACCTTCGCTTTCTGTTCTTACTCGAGTAATTATTAAAACCCTCTTTATGAGACAAAGATGTCTTGGTTGGAACTTCTTCTTGAACCTGAAATGCTAGTTGACCTTGACAGGACAGAAATTGGATTAGTACTTTCAGAGAGACAATTGAGATGGTTAGAAATTAAACCCTTTTAATGGTTTCACTTACCAAGCCTGCAGTGTAGAGAAAAAAGCAAAAGCCACAAGGCATTATCTCCAATAATAGCTAGATGGAAGTGTTGCACCAACATTGAGGTTGTAGGTCCACATTATTTCCTCTAGTCATTTCTGGTCGGTATCCAAATCCCATTATCGCTACTTGGTCAGagctctaaagaaaaatcagaaAAAAGATTTAGAGTGGGGGAAAGGTTTGGGTTGTATCACATCAGATGCAATGGCAAAGCTATAGATTTAAGAAGGAATGGTAATGGAAAATGGAATCATGATCTCAGAAATGAAGGCTATCCAATTGCATTGTTTCATCATTCTGTTGTTACTTAATGAATAACCATAATGTTTCCAATACGAACACCAAGGAAGGTTGTTCTAATAGTTGAAGAAATGCATAACCCAAAACTAGCTGCTATTCCAGAATGTGTGAATAGACTATTTGATTTAGGTAAAAGCTATTTTATAGTGTTTACATCATAATCTCTATTAGCATGTTAATCGAGAAACTTTATAATGGTTAACTCATTACCTCTCTTGTCTTCAGTTtgatattgttgtttttttttttatattggtGGAATTCTACCTTTCACCAACTCTCAACTTAAAAGGCATCGTGTGAATCTATGGGAATAATCTAGTGCGAATAGTGGAGTTTGGTATTTTCCTTTTGTGGAGTTAAATCTATCAGATGCAAGACATGTGCTTAACTACTAAGGATATGAAAAACACTTTGCTCTGCCTACATGGTTTATAGAAAGTATCTGAAAACGTTCACCACTTTTGCAATTTCAACAGTAACtgtcaattcttttgctactGTTGTTATTTAGTCGATTTGATAGTTGTACAATTTTTGCTGTATCATGTTTGATATAGCCTCTTTAGAGCAGTTTACGAGAATATTGTTTAagtatttatttgttataagAGTCTACCCACTCCTTTTCAattgttattcaatatatttaatttcttacTCCGTTGACAGCAGGTCTATTTGGAGGAACAAGTTCTAAGGTTCATACTCGACGTTGATATTCTTCAGGTactacttttttgttttcacaaaTTTCACAGATATTCTTCAGACACTCATCCCTTTATCTCCTTAATCCAATTCATTATTGGTGACTTTTGATCAGTTTGAAGAAAAACTTTATAGCTATTTAGATAACAACTTCTAATCAGGTCCCTTTGGATTTTCAGTTTTTTAAATTGCATCTATATGTATACTTTTGTTATCAATTTCAATATATTTCATAATGAAGCAGTTTGATCTATGTTGTTTTTATTTGAATCTAAATATATATGTGTAAGATTTATGATTGTAAACAAGCTTAACTCTAATCATTGAAATATTTAATGTATTGAAGTTACTAGGAtgccactttttttttttcaaagctGCCTTGTTAGAATTCCAAAGGTTAAATGGTTGATATAGATATTGTTTGTATAATGATAGAAGTCATATCTATATATGATCATCGATTCCTATGCATGAAGCAACAAATACAAAaggattattttttattatactttCGATTTCACAGGCTGCACTTGACACAAAAATAGTGAGGAGCGCAAATGTTTCTGcaaaaataaaacaatcaaGATTCAGTCCGTAATGAAAGCTATTTGAGGTAATTCGTGAGCCCTAACATAATTCAGTCCGTTTCCATCATTCTCTTTTCTCCCATTGGCATTTTTTATGCTGAAAGTTAAGTTCATATATGTTTACTAAACGATGTTTATCATATACGTTtacttttaaatattgaaaactGACTTTCTTCTTTATCCTAGCACTTGCAAATGATAGAGATAAGAGAGAAGAATGTTGCCACCTTGAGTAGTAATAGTTAGCCTGAGTAATTGATAATTAAGATCTCgctttttcctctttttcattTGGGTTTTTCTGCTCTTTGAGAACTATGTCCTGCATAAGTTAAAGGTGTTCAAGTAGGTTTTATTTGGATGCCAATGTTGTTCTCTTTCAATATGCCATTGATGTTTGGTTTTCCTTTACCAATGCATTCATGTTGTAATATGAagatacatattttaaaaagatctTGTAGGTATTCTAACCTACCCAGCTGGCTAACTTCTCTTATGCGGAAACCTATGAATTCCAATTTCACACAACCGTGCGGGTTCATGTTCCGATCAGTTACCAATCCTGGAAGGATGTACCTACAGAgctcaaagataaaatttacgaACTAATTGAGGTAATTTTCTGACCTTTAGTTAGTAACGTTGTTCGCATTTTGTCACTAACGTTCATTATATAATGTAATGTAATAGGGTGGCTTCGTAGTAGACCCCAGATCCAAAAAGAGTATTTTACAAAATGCGAGTGTATGTTTTCGAAACTTCAAGTCGTCGCTAACTACAAAGCATGTATTACCATATAAGAAAGATTTGGAGAAACTAAAAGACCCACCAACAGAATACTCTTTCATCGATCGTGAGCATTGGAACATATTTGTCGCTTCCAGATTAACCGAACAATTTGAGGTAACTATAATCACCATTCTCTTCATTCATATATGACAGTAATTATACTAAAATGTAGTTTATGTGTGAAGATGGTTAGCAACAAGGGACGTGAGCGGAGAAAGAACAACAAGTACAACCATCGAATGTCGCGAAAAGGTTATGCAAACCTTACCGAAGAGATGGTACGCAGAGAATAGTATATATGCTTGTTAACATAATGCAACATGTAATGCGTTATAACTAATCATAATGTTCTTTCCTTTTTCAGAAAGCAAGCACATCTAATGGTGAGTTAATTGATCGTGCTTTAGTATGGAAGAAAGCACGAACTACTAAAGATGGAGAAATTCCAGACATAGACACAAAGGAGGTGGCCAATAAAATTGTAAGTACTTTCCTCTTCTAaggctgttttttttttttttttgtgtagtTACTAAAAATACTATAACCTTTTCATGATAGGACAACCTACTTGTTTCAAAACGTGCGTCTCATTCAATGGACAACGTAACTTGTGATATATTATCGCAAGCCATCGGAGGGAATGATCCACCAGGAAGGATTCGAGGGGTGGGTCAATACGTCACACCAAGTAAATACTTCCACACTGCAAGAGAAAAACGAAAGAAGGTCGGTAAAGAAGAAGATTATGCTGAAGAGCGAGCGAGAATGGCTGCTCGTATCTTAGAACTGGAAGCAGAATTAATGAAGCATAAGAAGGTTCCTGAAGTGGCCACAAAGGGAGAAACTGACGAGAGCAAGATCAAGAGTCAAATGGCTTCTAAAAGCATTGACACATCAGATGATGCAAATGATCATGAcgcaaaagaagaaaatagacaAGTTCTAGAAGACTTGACAATAGAGGACTTgacaatagaaaaagaagataaggTAGAAAGcatctacttttatttttttaactcaaacgttatttttttaatgattaaatatCTTATCAATTAACACTTATGTGCGGCGAAGGTTGGTGAGGAGAACAAATATGTTTGTGCATCGATTGAGACTTTGAAAAAAGTGAAGGTCAGTATGAATTTGATTCCTATAGTTTCCAATTTCTCAGATGCAATATAGTAATATGATCATATTTTCTTTCAATGTATATTGTAGGATGGCACTTCTTGTCGACTTGCAATTGGGACTAAGGACAATGTTGTCGGTGCTGGAACTATTTTCGACTACTACATGGACGGTGACAACGTGAAGGTATCAGTGGACATGGTTACCGATGGTAATTGCTTCGTTCCTGTTCCAACAAGGGAAGGTAGGACTATGCTTTCCCAAGAAGTTGGTTCACAGTTGTTATGGCCTCGTCATTTAGTCATTCCCCTAGACGAAAAGGTAATGTGTTTTTCACAATAGATTtggtttaaatatttttcatatgGATGAGATTTTATGTTTGTGGCAGATGAAAAGCGTGTACCAAGCTGATCCGCGATTACCGTCGTTGACACTGAATACAAAGAGAGCACCAGTTACACTACGATTATTGCTATGGGAACTTGATTATATTGGgtcaaaaattcaaattcacgTACCTGCTAAAGTTTTTGGGTATGAACGAAAATGTTGCATATTCCTCGAGGCACTCCAAGAATTTTGTCAAATGCAGCCTATATCAACCCAATGCATTGATGCATTCATGTTGTAAGTTACCTCTTTTGTACATCAATTACATAGTATAATAACGTGTACCACGCAGTAAAGTCGAGTATGCTATTCATATTTGTAGTCACCTCTACAAAGTGATGGAAGAGAATGGAACGTTGGGATCCTACAAGTTTGCAGACGCTGGCTCTATTTCAGTTGGTATAAGTAAAGAAGATCGAGCACAGATCCTGAATGCTAGATTGCTTGGGACCGACCATCGTCAGATTTTGATGTTTCCTTACAATTCAGGGTATGTGCAAAACTTTTTTCAGCTAATGCATCTaatgaactatatgaccttcaTTCTAAGTTTAACTCACATTTACCTGTCAATATAGAAACCATTGGTGTCTAATAGCCATCGATTTTTCAAGAGGCACTGCATATTGGATGGATCCTTTGAGAAATCGAATTAACAATGATGCCTCTGATGTCGTCCGGATGTATGTTGGAACTTTTATCTATGATAAAacaataatgagttaatatgttGCATATGAGACAATGATTGTGTAACTTACGTTGTTTGATATGCATTCTTAGGGCTTTCGACATTTCGAACAAGAAGAAGCCTGTTTGGAGGATAATCAAGGTATGAGGAATGGGGATTTAGTAGAAGAAATAGGTAAACATACTTTATGTTTTGCAACTGTATCATgggtattttgttctttttctctgATGGATAGTGTCCGAAGCAAGGTGGCATTGTGGAGTGCGGGTATTATGTGATGCGATTCATGCGGGATATAATATTGTCAAGCAACAGGACAATCATTGAAGTAGTAAGTATTTCATTTTACCTTTTTGAACTACTTATGTTATGTACAATTGTTGcatattaaatcatttttaaatgatgaataGATGGAAGGATCAACCTCAACATACTCACAGGACGATTTAGATGTCGTAAGAACGGAGTGGGCTGAATTCGTTAACAAATATATTTTCTGTTCCCAATCTCAAAGGTAAAATTTGTAAACGAGACaactttatatgaatttttgTGTGGATTTTATTACAACACGTGTTGTTGCGtcgactatcctgcagttatggtagtcattgaaatgctattttgttgatttttagacatatgtttgaggaatcatgttgacatgtactCTGGATCTCTGTTCATAGTTGtgttgactatcctgcagttatggtagtcattgataAGCTAGCTATTTTGTTGGTTCTGCTTACACATGTTTTACGAATAAAATGTAGTTTTATTCGTAGCATAGGTGTTTGTGGAATGGAGGAGGCATGTTGTAAGTTTAGGTTTATTAATGACCTTGGAAGTGGGGAGCGGGACGGTGGGAGTGCTAAGTTCATGTTTAAGCTCAACTTTGACTTTAGAAGGGGTGAGGGAGTGggaaattggggggggggggggagatacatttatgtttaataatgaccttggaaggagGGAGTGAGTTGCTAAGGTTAGAAATGACTTGGGGGGGCGGGGGGTTGGGACTAGGGGTACGTTTATGCTTAAGTTGTTCTTTGATGCAAACTGAAACATTGTTGGGTCTGTAAAGAATGAATCAAAACAAATTATTGCATTACTTATAtattatgcttatgcttatgaagttggtgtttttatttctcttttgctTCCCTTATGAATCTTTTACTAAGAAACTTGGTTGTATGACTTGGGTGGGAGGGGAGTGATACATTTATTTTTGataatgaccttggaaggagTGAGTGAGATGCTAAGTTAatgtttaagtttataaatGACTTTGAAGGGGGGCTAAGGATACGTGTAtgcttaagttttaaatttaaatcagaATATTGTTAGGTCTTTAAAGATTGAATTGAAACATATTTATTTGATTCtctgtttatgcttatgcttatgcttatgtagtcggtgtttttcttttatcttttgtgttctttatgggtcttttataaagaaccttggttgtatgaactttggacgtttatgttaaaaagttcctatttggaatgtacttaatgtttatgcttatgcttatgcattttccgtaatgaaagttgactaaggttcattttcttcaactttGTAGGTAATTGAAGAATAGATGGatcatggtatcgatcaagttcattcctacattagtttgattagattaggtcgtacatatattacagttaatttatcttttggattattggaaaacctttaccgacaatgtaatttacattttttattatcaatataaatatctttccaaacaaatGTGCATAATGTTAAAATgtagtaattaattattttgaaggaagaaatatatgacaggaAATACGTGCTGCgaaaaagaataataacgacaccaaacatgtgtcgacatataagcctttagtAAACAGCAACAGTGTCgtcaaagcacatttcttggCAAAAACTATGTGTAACGAAACATttacaatgacaatatattagtgtcgttataaaggtattaatgataatatattcgggtcgaggtatagataacggtgacacatttgaagtgtcaatataagggtattaatgacaatatattcgtgtcgaggtatagataacgatgacacatttaaagcgtcaataaaatggtattaatgacaatatattcgtgtcgaggtatagataacggtgacacaattaaagcgtcaatgtaagagtattaatgacagtatattagtgtcgagatatagataacggtgacacttGATTTACGTcaatgtaagtgtattaatgacaatatatttgtgtcaatgtatagataacgatgacacaattacagcgtcaatgtaagagtattaatgacagtatattagtgtcgaggtatagataacggcgACATTtgatttgcgtcaatgtaagtgtattaatgacaatatatttttgtcaaggtatagataacggtgacacataatttgcgtcaatgtaagagtattaatgacactATATTGGTGTCGTTTTATAGATGACAgcgacatatttattgcgtcaaggtgaaggtattaatgacacaattttagTGTCATCGAATCatatttaacgacacattttccaaagtgtcgttaaagagcttttcttgacagtggcttcaatgacgcgaaaaGTGTGTCGTTGAAACTCTTTATGACACATATTTTGCGTCGTTGAAACCCAAAGTTGTAGTAGTGTTGGGGAGCTCCAGTGTTAttcgtgaagaagaaagatggtaccctaaGATTATGCATTGACTAAAGGCAGTTAAACAAGGTCACGATACGTAACAAGTACCCTCTACCATGCATCGATGACTTGTTTGACCAGTTAAGGGGAGCAgtagtgttctctaagattgatctgaGATTAGGATACCATCAGTTGAAGGTTAGGGAATCAGATATTCCTAAGACAACATTTAAAACGAGGTATGGGCACTATGAGTTTTTAGTAATGCCATTCagtttaacgaatgcgccaaCAGTTTTTATGAAcctcatgaacaggatcttccatcagtatttagatcagtttgtaaTAGTGTTCATCGATGACATACTAGTTTACTCAATGGACAAAAAAGCCCATGATGAACAtttgaggattgttctacaaaCACTGCGTGATAAACTATACGccaagttcagcaaatgtgagttctggttgaaTTAAGTGGTGTTCTTAGGGCATGTGGTTTCAGCAGGCGGAGTTAGTGTTGATCCGCAGAAAGTGGAAGCTGTTGTCAATTAGGAGAGACCAGCCAGTGCAATAGAGGTACGTAGTTTCCTAGGCTTGGCCGGATACTACAGACGTTTTGTTGAGGATTTCTCACAATTAGCATTACCCTTGACAGCTCTAACAAAgaagaatgctaagtttgagtggtcgGATAAATGTGAACAAAGTTTTTAGAAGCTGAAGAAGAGTTGGTGACAGCACCTATTCTGACACTTCCTGTAACAGGAAAGGAGTATGTGATCTATTGTGATGCTTCGAGAcaaggattaggttgtgtgctcaTGCAGGAAGGGAAAGTAATAGCTTATACTTCAAGGCAGGTGAagaagcatgagtgtaattaccctacccatgatcttgagctagcagtAGTTGTTCTAGCACTGAAGATTTGGAGACATTATTTATTTGGCGAGAAGTGTCacattttcacagatcataaaagtctgaagtacatctttgatcagaaagagctaaatctaagacagaggcgatggctagaactaATCAAAAACTATGATTGTACCATAGAATATCATCCTGGTAAGGCTAACGTGGTAGCAGAGGCTCGCTCCTGAACCCACTTAGGGATTCTTGAGAAGAGGCTTTAAAGCAGTTATGACTGCAGAAAGCTCAGGGAGTCttttagctcaatttcaggttagGTCTTCCTTAGTAGCAGAGATTGTAGGAAGACAATAAGAGGATAGTAATTTGCAGAAGATGCTTGCAAAGGCCAAGCAAGGCCCAGAGGTAGAATTTGAGTTAAGAACGGACAGAGCCATAGTTAAGCAGGGAAGACTACGCGTTCCAAATATTAGTAAGCTTAACGGTGCTATACTAAAAGAAGCTCACAattcagcttacgctatgcatccaggaAGCACAAGATGTATAGAACTCtgaagaagacttattggtggcctGGTATGAAGCgagagatagctgaatatgtcGATAGATGTTTGATCTGTCAGCAGGTTAAACTAGTGAGGCAGAGTCCAGGAGGACTCCTTAATCCCCTGCCAGTCCCAGAGTGGAAGTGGGAGCATATTACCATGGATTTTCTGTTTGGATTACCCCGTACATCTAGAGGatatgatggtatatgggtaatagtagataGACTCACCAAGACAGTGCGGTTTATACCGATTAAAGCGACATCTACACTAGATCAGCTTGCTAAGTTATACGTCGACAGGATTGTGAGTCAatatggagtgccagtgtccatagtttcagatagggacccgaggtttacttctaagtTTTGGTCTAGTGTGCAAAAAGCAATGGGAACAAAGTTGAAGTTCAGTAGCACGTTCCATCCCCAGACAGATGGTCAGTTAGAGAGGACCATCCAGACCTTAGaagacatgttgagagcatgtgtccttcaGTTTATGGGAAATTGGGATACCCACTTATCACTT
This genomic window contains:
- the LOC107991494 gene encoding uncharacterized protein LOC107991494, with the translated sequence MTQQEAEDAPDVITGTILICNVPARVLLDSGATHSFVSSMFLTKLNRMLEPLSEELVICTPVGDVLLVSEVLRDCEVVVEGLCMLVDLLPLELQALDVILGMDFLFTHYASMNCHRKEVTFRKPGSTEVVFRGERKIIPTSLISALKVEKLLRKGCTTFLAHVVEVQEEKLKPEDVPVVNEYLDVFPADLSCLQPGREVEFTIGLLPGTTPISQGKDILDINHPVGPFGTKVYLEEQVLRFILDVDILQLANFSYAETYEFQFHTTVRVHVPISYQSWKDVPTELKDKIYELIEGGFVVDPRSKKSILQNASVCFRNFKSSLTTKHVLPYKKDLEKLKDPPTEYSFIDREHWNIFVASRLTEQFEMVSNKGRERRKNNKYNHRMSRKGYANLTEEMKASTSNGELIDRALVWKKARTTKDGEIPDIDTKEVANKIDNLLVSKRASHSMDNVTCDILSQAIGGNDPPGRIRGVGQYVTPSKYFHTAREKRKKVGKEEDYAEERARMAARILELEAELMKHKKVPEVATKGETDESKIKSQMASKSIDTSDDANDHDAKEENRQVLEDLTIEDLTIEKEDKVGEENKYVCASIETLKKVKDGTSCRLAIGTKDNVVGAGTIFDYYMDGDNVKVSVDMVTDGNCFVPVPTREGRTMLSQEVGSQLLWPRHLVIPLDEKMKSVYQADPRLPSLTLNTKRAPVTLRLLLWELDYIGSKIQIHVPAKVFGYERKCCIFLEALQEFCQMQPISTQCIDAFMFHLYKVMEENGTLGSYKFADAGSISVGISKEDRAQILNARLLGTDHRQILMFPYNSGNHWCLIAIDFSRGTAYWMDPLRNRINNDASDVVRMAFDISNKKKPVWRIIKCPKQGGIVECGYYVMRFMRDIILSSNRTIIEVMEGSTSTYSQDDLDVVRTEWAEFVNKYIFCSQSQR